Genomic DNA from Mycobacterium stomatepiae:
GGCGGTGGAGGTGGAGCGACCGGTGGCGGTGGCGGCAGGAACGGGCTTCCCACGCACGCCGCATCGGCGGGATTGGACATGCATTGCGGATCCAGCGGTCCGGTGGGAGGCCCGGGTGGCGTGGGCGCCGCAGGCGGGCCCACCCAGTAGGGACCGCCCATACACGGCGCGTACCCGGGATTCTGCAGGCAACGGGGATCGTCCGGACCGGTGGGCAGGTCGGAGCGGAACTTGTCGGGCACGACCGCCGCAGCGGTTGCGTTCGCCGGCACTCCGGCGGCCGAAATCGCGATAATCGCAACGCCGGCAGCCATTTTCGTGACCTCGCCGCAGGTGCGTGCGAGCAGCGAACGATTCATCGACCCCCCCTCGAGTGCGGCCACCACAGCCGATTTGCGTTACCGCTCATTGGACCTTCGCATCCCGCACAGCGCAGGTCAGGCCCCGGCTATCCCCGCTCCAGCACCCGCAGCCCGAGCGAAAAAAGCAGCCGCACTTCGGGATCGCCCAGCGACGTCGACAGCAGCTTCTCGATCCGACGCACCCGGTAGCGAACCGTGTTCGGGTGCACCCGCAACCAGTGCGCGGCAGTAGCGATATCGCCAAAGCTGTCCAGGTACACCCGCAGCGTCTCGGCCAGCACCGGATCCCGCGCTCGCAGCTCGCGTATCCGCGGATCGACCAAGCGCTCGTCGGTTCCGATCGTCGTGACGATCTCGTCGAGCAACACGGTGGTGCGCGCCTCATCCAGCGAGGTCACTTGTCCGATCGAAATCGGGTGTCGCTCAGCACTATCGAGCACTCGATCAACCTCGCCGCGTGCCGCCGCGATCCCAGCCAGGCCGGCGACCGGTGCCGCAATGACGGCTCGCAGCTCGACGCCGAGTTCGGTGCGTAACGCGCCGATCGTGCCGCGGACCCACGACGTCACCGAGCGCGCCGCCGACGTCTGAGGCAGCAACACGTACGTTCGCGAGCCTTGCGACGCGATCTGGGCATCACGGCGAAAAGCACTGGCACTCAACGCTATAACGTCGGTGAGCCGGGCGTGGCGGGACCCCGAGACGGTGGTGTCCCAAGCTATCAGTGCCGCGGTACCATCGGGGGCCAGGCCCAGCTCGCGGGCGATCCCCGCCACGTCGGCCGGCGCCGTGACTGTCTCCGGGTCGGTCAGGCCGAGCAGTTGTTGCACCCGTCGTGCATGCGTTGACGGCCGGGCGGACAGCCGAAACATGATGCGGGCGGCCAACACCGCCGCGCCGTGCAGGATCTCCTCGGCGTCGTCGGCCAGTGGCGCCGACCCCTGCTGCACCCAGATGGTGCCGGCGAACACCGGCGGTCGGCGGGGCCCGGCCGGCCGCTGATAGATCCCGATCGCCAACCGCGGACGCAGGCCCAACTCCGGGCGCTCGTCGACGCGCACCACCTCGTCGCTGCTTCGCAGCGCGTCGAAAATACCCCACTGGCCGATCCACTCCAGGTGCTCGGGCGGCCCGGCCCGGCCGAGGATGGACAGCCGGCGCAGTTCGTCGGCCTCGTCGTTGGAGGCCGAGTAGGCGAGCACGTGCGACTGCGCGTTTTCGATGCTGACCATGCCGTGGATGCGATCGGCCAGCGATTGCGCCAGACCGAACAGGTCGGTGCCGGAGTCTTCCATCGGATCGGCGCGATCCCCGTGGTGCTGCAAGACGTGGTTGACCAATTGATAGAGCCGCTCCCAGCGGGCCTGCGGCTCGACGGCCACCACCGCCGACCCGACCGCCACGGCCGCGGCCACCACCGCGGTCGACGGCTCCTTGGCGAAGATCGCCACCGGCGCACGTTCGCGTGCCTGCTTGTCGATCCACCGCAGCGCCTCGCCGTCCCCGACTCCTAGCAGGAAGAACACGTCGGCGAGGCTCGCCGCGGCCGCCAGACCGAGCCGAACGTCGTCGGAATCGATCAGCGCCGCCGATCCCACCGGCAGGTCCAGGCCGCGCGGGGCGTCGACCAAGCTGACCAGCGTCGCATCCAGCGCGAGCAGCAGCTGGCCCAGTCCGACCCCGGGCACCCGCATATTGTCCAATATTACTACTAGGGCAGATATATCCTGTACGATCAGCCAACAGATTGTGCCCGCGGGCCGAGGATCCTGGCACCATGGATGCGATCACCCAGGTGCCGACACCGGTCAACGAGCCGGTCCACGACTACGCCCCGCACTCGCCCGAACGCGCCCGGCTCAAGACCGAACTGGCCGCGCTGGCCGATCATTCGATCGAACTCCCACACGTCATCGGCGGTAAACATCGGATGGGCGATGGTGAGCGCATCGACGTCGTGGCGCCGCACCGGCACGCGGCCACACTGGGCACCCTGACCAACGCCGGGCACGCCGACGCTACGGCGGCGGTCGAGTCGGCGATGGCCGCCAAGAACGATTGGGCGGCACTACCTTTCGACGAGCGTGCCGCGGTATTCCTGCGCGCGGCGGACCTGCTGGCGGGCCCGTGGCGGGAGAAGATCGCCGCCGCGACCATGCTCGGCCAGTCCAAGTCGGCCTATCAGGCCGAGATCGATTCGCCGTGCGAGCAGATCGACTTCTGGCGTTTCAACGTGGCCTTCGCCCGTCAGATCATGGCGCAGCAGCCGGTCAGCGCACCGGGGGAGTGGAACCGCAGCGAGTACCGCCCGCTGGACGGCTTCGTCTACGCGATCACGCCGTTCAACTTCACCTCGATCGCGGGCAACCTGCCGACCGCGCCGGCGCTGATGGGCAACACCGCGGTGTGGAAGCCGTCGATCACCCAGACGCTGTCGGCGTATCTGACCATGCAGCTGCTCGAGGCCGCCGGATTGCCGCCCGGCGTGATCAACCTGGTCACCGGCGACGGGCTGGCGGTTTCCGATGTGGCGCTGGCCGATCCGCGGCTGGCCGGCATTCACTTCACCGGCTCGACGGCCACCTTCCGCCATCTGTGGCAGCAGGTGGGCACCAACATCGGCCGTTACCATAGCTATCCGCGGCTGGTCGGCGAGACCGGCGGCAAGGACTTCGTGGTCGCACACGCCTCGGCGCGCCCGGATGTGCTGTGTACCGCGCTGATTCGCGGCGCGTTCGACTACCAGGGCCAGAAGTGCTCGGCGGCGTCGCGGGCATTCATCCCGCACTCGGTGTGGCAGCGCATGGGTGACAACTTCCTCGGTGCGACGGCCGGACTGAGCTACGGCGACATCACCGACCTGACCAACTACGGCGGCGCCCTGATCGACCGGCGCGCGTTCGCCAAGAACGTCACCGCCATCGAGCGGGCCAAGGGCGCGGCCGGCGTCACGATCGCGGTGGGGGGCGAATACGACGACAGCGTCGGCTATTTCGTCCGCCCGACCGTGCTGCTGTCCGACGACCCAACCGACGAGGCGTTCTCGACCGAGTACTTCGGCCCGCTGCTCTCGGTGCACGTCTATCCCGACGATTCCTACGAGCGCATCCTCGACGTGATCGACACCGGGGCGCGCTACGCGCTGACCGGTGCGGTGATCGCCGACGACCGCCAGGCCGTGCTCACCGCGCAGGACCGGTTGCGATTCGCGGCCGGCAATTTCTACGTCAACGACAAGCCGACCGGGGCCGTCGTCGGGCGCCAGCCGTTCGGCGGGTCGCGCGGCTCGGGCACCAATGACAAGGCCGGGTCGGTGCTGAATCTCCTTCGCTGGACGTCCGCACGCACCATCAAGGAGACATTCGTCCCGGCCACGCAATACACCTACCCGCACATGGGGTCCGACTAATGGCCGGCGTATTCGCCAGTACGCTGCGACCGGCGATCATGGCCGCCAGCCGGCGTCCGGGATTGCGACGTGCTGCCGAGGGGTTGCCGGTCACCCGCAAGGTGGTGCACCGCTTCGTTCCCGGCGACACAATCGATTCAGCGCTGAATAGCGTTGCCGCCCTGCGTGCTTCGAACCGTCTGGTCAGCGTCGACTATCTGGGCGAGGACGTCCTGAACGCCGACGATGCCGGCGCGGCCGTGCGGACTTACTTCGACCTGATCGACAAACTGGGCCGGCTGCACGAAGCCGGTGACATCGCGCCTTTGGAAGTCTCGGTCAAGTTGTCGGCGCTGGGACAGTCACTGGACGGCGATGGTGAGAAGATCGCCCGGGAGAACGCGTGGTCGATCTGCGACGCTGCGCAGCGGGCGGGGATCTGGGTGACGGTGGACGCCGAGAACCACACCACCACCGATTCGACGCTGTCCATCGTCCGCGATCCGCGGGCCGAATTCCCTTGGCTGGGAACGGTTTTGCAAGCATACCTGAAACGCACGCTGGGTGACTGCCGGGAATTCGCCGCTTCGGGGGCCCGGATCCGGCTGTGCAAGGGCGCCTACGACGAACCGGCGTCGGTGGCCTATCGCGGTCGAGACGAGGTCACCGACTCCTATCTGGCCTGCCTGCGGGTGCTGATGGCCGGCTCGGGGTATCCGATGGTGGCCTCGCACGACCCCGCCATCATCGAGGAGGTCCCGGCCATTGCCGGCGAATCGGGCCGTGGCACTGACGAATTCGAATACCAGATGCTGTACGGCATCCGCGACGAGGAACAGCGCCGCCTGGCCGACGCCGGTCATCACGTTCGCGTCTACGTGCCGTTTGGCACCCAGTGGTACGGCTACTTCATGCGGCGGCTCGCCGAACGGCCAGCCAACCTGACGTTCTTCCTGCGGGCGCTGGCGCAGCGCGGTCACTGAGCTCAGTGTAGGCACCAGTTCGCCGACGGAACTCTCAGCGAGGGTGAACTGTGCGGGCTGTCCGATGACGAGATCCAGACGCGACTGACCGCGATTCCCGGTATCGGCCCCTGGACTGTTCATGGCTTTCTGATCATCGCGTTCGCGCGCCCCGACGTGGTGCTGCCCGGAGACCTCGCCCTGCGCAAGGCCATCCAGCAGTCCTATGGGCTCGACCACCTACCGAGCCAAGACGAAGTGGTCCGCCTCGCAGAGCCGTGGCGGCAGTATCGTAGTCTTGCCAGCGCCTACTATTCCAAGACGCCTTCGGCCCTGCCGCACCGTCGACCGGTACCACCGCCGATACCGAGATTTGACTCCGAACGCGCCTCATTGCCATTTGAGCTCGTCGTCGAGTCGTTCGGCCTGCACGTCATCGGCAGCGGCGGGGCGGGTGTCGATCGTGACCTCTTGCCAGTAGGCCGGACCGTAAAGGTGAATGTCGTTGCCGCTGGTAACCTTTAGGACGCCGCCGGTCAGTACTTCGTAGGTGGCGTCGTCCGGATACTCGTCGTCTTCGTTGTGGCCCTCGAGTTGGACCCACATTTTCATGGTGAAAGTCCTTCGCAACCTGGCGAATTCGCTAATCCTCGTCTTCGATGCCATCGATCTCGTCGTCGATGATGTGAACCGCGGCTTCTTCGGCAGAGGCGGCGCCGCCACAGATACCGACATCCTCGGCGACCAATTCTGCCTCGGCGTCTTCGCCAGATCCCTGGTTGGTCGCCATAAGCCGGCCCGCTCGGACTCGACCGAGCTCGCGTCGCCGGGCAAATTCGGCTACGCGTTCTGATTCGTCGGAGCGCTGTCGTTCTGCCTCATCGAGCAGCACATTGAGTCGCGCGCGGGATCCGGCTCTTCCTCGCTGAGCATCTGGTCCAGGGTTTCAGACGGGCCAAATGCACCGGGACCGTATGGCTGTTCGGGCGGTGAATAGCCCTCGTCGAGTATGTCGTCCACACCGCGGTCGATGAGGCTGTCTTCTGGTTGCAGTTGATTGTCGTCTTCGGCGCTGTATTCGCCTGCGGCAGGGCGTGCCTCGTAGTGAGTGCTCATGATCGTGTACTCCTGAATCGTGATAAGAGTGCCCATGGGAGGCTTACGCCATCCAGGGTCAGCCCTCGGTCATGATGTGCAGTGCGTATGACGAGGGCCGCTGTCCGCGAGGGTCGAAAGTCATGTGTTGAGCGGTCGCGGGCGCTCGTTGGCGAACCCGCGCACCACATGTGCGCAGATGAATTCGGTGACGACGTCAGGGTCGTCCGTATCCCAGATCGGCGAAGGCGTGCTGAACAACACGTGCTCGGCGCACGTCCCCACGATGGATGAGCGCCTAGGGGCCGGGGCAACCGTCGCGGTTGGGTCCGTCGAGTGATGTTGGTGCATTCCGCAGGGCGGTGTGCAACACCTCGAAGACCCGTGGGTCCCAGGTGAGCGCCGTATTCCAGTCGAGGCCCGCAGCATTGGACACGTAGATGCTGTGCGTGTCGTCGAAGGTATAGCAGCGCCGGTGTGGCAGCACCGAGTCCCCGACATCACCTGCCAGCGCGCTACGCAGCGCGACGATGCCGTCATTCGGCCACACCATCGCGTTGACCGGACCCGGCCTGGCGAACCTCCTGCCGCCGATCAGTACCACCGGGACTTTGTCCAACACCCCGGACTGGAATTGATTCCATCCGTCCTTGCCCATCAGGTAGGGCTGGTTGACCTCGCGCCCGGAACCCGACATCAAGCGCAGCACTTCATCCTTGAAGCCGCTCATCGCGTTCTCGCAGAACTGATCGCCGGCACAGTCGGTCAGCGGGACGAAGCCATTTGCGTAATCCGAAAGATAGGAGCCTTGCCAGGGCTTCCCGATGGTGGTCAGCGAGCGGACGTGCACCGGGGAGTTCGTGGTGGCCAGCACGCGGATTGCCGCGCGGGAGTACAAGCCGCCCATCGAATGGCCGACGAGATCGACGACGTTGATGCCCTTGTCGCTGTGCAGGTAATTCAAGAACCGGGCCAGGTGCTCACCTGCCGTGTCGATGCTGGCGGTGGAGTTGACGGTCATGTTCTCCGGCAAGCTAATCGGGCACTGCCCGAAAGCACCGAAGCCGCTCTGATCGACTACTTGCCCGCGGCCGGCCATCGCTGGTGAGGTGAAAGCCCGGTAATGCCGTGTGAGCAGATATTCCCGGATCGCGGTGTCGGTGTTGCCCGCCGCAAGCCCCGTCGCGCAGGCTTGGTCCGGCGTGGTGAACGGGCTTGTCGCGTCGCCACCCGAGACGACCACTACCGCGGGTGAATCCTGGGGGCTGTTGCAACCCGAGACCATCGACGAAATTGCAAGCAGGACTGCGGTGATTGCTCTGATTTTTCGCGCGGTCGACGATGTGTTCATGTCAGTCATCGCCTGCGCGGGCGCTCGCTGGCGAATCCGCGCACCAGGTGGGCGCGGACGAACTCGGTGACGACCTTGGGGTCGTCCATGTCCAGCGTCGAGGACGGCATGCTGAAGAGCGAGAACAGGATTCGCGCGAACCATTCCGCCGCGGCCTCGTTGTCGAGGTCTTTGCGGACTTCGCCGGTGAGCCGGGCCGCCGCGAGGTAGGGGGTGAAGAACTCGACGCACTCGCGCAGCAGCACGGCCGCGTCCTTGGTCAGCAGCAGGCTGATCGCGTCCTCGTCGAAGTACTTCTCCGACGCGATGACTCGCCGCGCCTGGGTGACGAAAACCGCTGCCGCGCAGAGTTTGTCCTCGAGCGAGCTGCCGCGTTCCATCGCCTTGGTCATCTCACGGTAGAACTGCTGCGACGCGTGCTCGGCGCACGCCTCCACGATGGACGCCTTATCGGAAAAGTATTCGTAGATCGTGCTGCGAGATATCCCGGCCCGCTTGGCGATGTCGACGATCGTGGCCTTTTGCAGACCCTGCTTGCCGAAGCAGGCGAACGCGGATTCGACGATGAGCTCGCGGGTATCGGCGGCCTGGGCCAACTCGGAAGCCGTCATGGTCCCCTCCCCTTCATGACGCGCCTACCCGGCCGGCGCGAGAATCAAGCCACTGGTCGGCACCCCGGTGCCGGAGGTGACCAACACGTGTTCGACGTTGTCGACCTGGTTGTACGACGTGCCCCGAACCTGGCGCACGCCTTCGGTGATGCCGTTCATCCCGTGGATGTAGGCCTCGCCGAGCAACCCGCCATTGGTGTTGATCGGGAATTCCCCGCCCAGCGGGAGCCGCTCCACGGTGGCGAAGTCTTTGGCCTCGCCACGCCCGCAGAAGCCAAGCTCCTCGAGCTGGGTGAACACGAACGGCGTGAAATGGTCATAGATGAATGCGGTTTGGATGTCCTGGGGCTTGAGGCCCGAATCGCGCCACAGCCGGTCGGCGACCACGCCCATCTCCGGCAGCCCGGTGATGTCGTTGCGGTAGTAACTGGTCATCATCTCCCCGTCGGCGGCCGCACCCTGCGCGGCGGCCGCGATGATCGCCGGTGGCTGCTTCAGGTCGCGGGCGCGTTCGGCGCTGGTCACCACCAGCGCGACACCGCCGTCGCTTTCCTGACAGCAATCCAGCAGTCGCAGCACGGGTTCGACGATCCAGCGGGACTTCTGGTGGTCTTCCAGCGTGATCGGGCGCTGGTAGAACCACGCGTCGGGATTGGTGGCGGCGTGTTTGCGGTCGACGACGGCGACGCGCCCGAAGTCCTCGTTGGTGACCCCATACGTCGACATGTAGCGCTGGGCATGCATCGCGACCCACGCTGCGGGAGTGAGCAATCCGAAGGGCGCGTAGTGCGCCATGAACAGCGGGGTTTCCGTCATGTTGCGCCCGCTGCCACCGAACCGGAACCCGGAACGTTCGTTGAAGGCGCGCCAGCACACCACCACGTCGGCGACACCGGTCGCGACGGCCATCGCCGCATGCACGACGGTGCCGGCCGCAGCGCCGCCGCCGTGATGCACGCGGGAGAAGAAGCTGAGGTCGCCGATGCCGACGTTGCGGGCAATGTCGATCTCGTCGCTGGAGTCCATCGTGAAGGTGACCATGCCGTCGACGTCGGCGGGCGTCAGGCCCGAGTCGTCGAGCGCGGCGCTGACCGCCTCGCACGCCAATTGCAGTTCGCTGCGCCCGGATTCCTTGGAGAACTCGGTCTGGCCGATGCCCGCGATCGCGGCGGCGCCGGGAAGCCGGCTCATGCTTCACCTCTTTCGAAGGCTCCGTCGAGCAGGCTGAGGATCGCGGTGCCCGAGACGTGATCGCCCAGGCTGTTGGAGCCACGGAAGGTCACCTCGACGAAGTTCTCAGCCGGCGACGCCCCTTCAGGGGCTGAAGTCTTGCTCGTCACGCTGCCGGTGAAGCGCAGCGGATCGTCGGGGAAGCATGGCACGCCCAGTCGAATCGACAGCTTCTTGACCATCGCTTCGGGGCCGGCCCAGTCGGTGAGGAAGCGCACGCAATACCCGTTGGTGGTCAAGATGTTCATGAACAGGTTGGGTGAACCCTGCTTCTTGGCGTATTCGACGTCGTGGTGCACTGGCATGAAGTCACGCGAGGCGATCGCGCCGGCCACGATCATCGTGGTGGTGATCGGGATTTCGAGCGGGTTGACCTCGTCCCCGACGCTGATGTCGGCCCACTGCAAGGTGGTGGTGCGGTTTGCGGTCGTCGTCATCGGTTTCCTTCTCAGTAGGTGCTGCCGATACCGGCCAGCTGCGCGGGCGCGGAGCCGAGGGTGAGCTCGTTGTGCTTGGCCCAGAGGAAATAACGGTGCAGGGGATAGGTGATGTCGATCCCGATGCCGCCGTGTACGTGCTGGGTGGTGGACGCGACGCGGGCACCGGCGTCGGCGGCCCAGAACTTCGCGATGCGCGCAGCCCGCCGCGCATCTTCCAAGGGGCGTCCGTTCGCGATCAACCAGGCCGCATGCCAGGTGGTCCAGCGGATCGCCTCGACGTCGATGAAGGCATCGGCCAACCGCTGCTGCACGGCCTGGAAGCTGCCGATCGGACGTCCGAATTGTTCACGCGCGCTGGTGTACTCGGCGGCGATCTGCAGGGCCCGCTCGGCGACGCCGAGCTGGATCGCGCACAGCCCGATCAGCGCCCGGGTGTATAGCGACTCGATCGAGCCATCCAGCCGGTCGGTCTCCGAAACTGTTGCACCATCCAGGAATACGTCGGCGTGCGGTTGGCCGCTGGTGGTCGCCACCGGCCGGATCTCGACGTTGGGGGCATCGCAGGCCAGCAGGAACAGGCTCACCCGATCGTCGTCGGTGCTGGCGGGAATCAGCACGGTGTCGGCGAGCTGGGCGGCCGGCACCAGTTCCTTGGCTCCGTCGAGCCGCCAGTTCTGGCCATCGCGAACCGCCTTGGTGGCCGGGCTCGTCGGCTCGGAGCGGCCGGGTTCTTGTAGCCCGGCGGTCAGGATGCGAGTGCCGGAAATGACGTCAGGCAGGAAGCATTGCTGTTGCTCCGGATTTCCGTGCCGGGCAATCGGATCCGCGCCGAGCACCAAGGTCGCGTAGGCCGGTACCGGTGCCACGGCGCGCCCGACCTCGGCCAGCAGCACGCCGACTTCCAGGAAGCCGCCGCCGTTACCGCCCAGCGATTCGGGCAATCCGGCGCCCAGCAGGTCGACGGCCGCGAGTTCTTGCCAGAGTGCGCCGTCATAGCGGGTCTCGCCGGCTTCGAGTTCGGTGAGTCGCTCGGGCGTGCCGCGGCGCTCGAACAGCTCGCGGGCCAGCTTGCGGATGGTCTCTTGTTCTTCGGTGAAGGTGAAGTCCATGCGCGATTGACCTAGCCGCTCGGCCGGAACTGGTGCAGCACAAGGTCGTTATCGAAAGCCTGGTAGAAGACCTCGACCGGCATGCCGACCCTCACGTCAGCCGGGTCGATCTCACACAGGTTCGACACCGGCCGTACGCCCTCGTCGAGTGCCACCAGCACCACGATGTAGGGGTACTCGAAGAATCCGAACTTGGGTTCGTGCGGCATCACGTAGCTGTAGACGGTGCCGCGGCCCGACGATTCGATGGCCTCCCATTCCAGCGAACGGCAGCCAGGGCACATGGGCCGCGCGGGATTGCGCAGCGTTCCACATCTCTTGCAGCGCTGGATCAGCAGCTTGTGCTCGCGCAGCCCGTTCCAGAAGAACTCGGTGTCTTCAGTGATGGTCGGGGCCAAGCGGGCGCTCATGAGTTGTCCGGCTTGAAGCGCAGCACCCGGAATCGTTGCCGGCCCAGCACTTCGCCGTTTTGATCCGAGTAGGTGATCACCCAGGTCAAAAAGAAGCCGGATCCCTTCGCCGTCTTCTTCTCGTCGG
This window encodes:
- a CDS encoding PucR family transcriptional regulator, with translation MRVPGVGLGQLLLALDATLVSLVDAPRGLDLPVGSAALIDSDDVRLGLAAAASLADVFFLLGVGDGEALRWIDKQARERAPVAIFAKEPSTAVVAAAVAVGSAVVAVEPQARWERLYQLVNHVLQHHGDRADPMEDSGTDLFGLAQSLADRIHGMVSIENAQSHVLAYSASNDEADELRRLSILGRAGPPEHLEWIGQWGIFDALRSSDEVVRVDERPELGLRPRLAIGIYQRPAGPRRPPVFAGTIWVQQGSAPLADDAEEILHGAAVLAARIMFRLSARPSTHARRVQQLLGLTDPETVTAPADVAGIARELGLAPDGTAALIAWDTTVSGSRHARLTDVIALSASAFRRDAQIASQGSRTYVLLPQTSAARSVTSWVRGTIGALRTELGVELRAVIAAPVAGLAGIAAARGEVDRVLDSAERHPISIGQVTSLDEARTTVLLDEIVTTIGTDERLVDPRIRELRARDPVLAETLRVYLDSFGDIATAAHWLRVHPNTVRYRVRRIEKLLSTSLGDPEVRLLFSLGLRVLERG
- the pruA gene encoding L-glutamate gamma-semialdehyde dehydrogenase; its protein translation is MDAITQVPTPVNEPVHDYAPHSPERARLKTELAALADHSIELPHVIGGKHRMGDGERIDVVAPHRHAATLGTLTNAGHADATAAVESAMAAKNDWAALPFDERAAVFLRAADLLAGPWREKIAAATMLGQSKSAYQAEIDSPCEQIDFWRFNVAFARQIMAQQPVSAPGEWNRSEYRPLDGFVYAITPFNFTSIAGNLPTAPALMGNTAVWKPSITQTLSAYLTMQLLEAAGLPPGVINLVTGDGLAVSDVALADPRLAGIHFTGSTATFRHLWQQVGTNIGRYHSYPRLVGETGGKDFVVAHASARPDVLCTALIRGAFDYQGQKCSAASRAFIPHSVWQRMGDNFLGATAGLSYGDITDLTNYGGALIDRRAFAKNVTAIERAKGAAGVTIAVGGEYDDSVGYFVRPTVLLSDDPTDEAFSTEYFGPLLSVHVYPDDSYERILDVIDTGARYALTGAVIADDRQAVLTAQDRLRFAAGNFYVNDKPTGAVVGRQPFGGSRGSGTNDKAGSVLNLLRWTSARTIKETFVPATQYTYPHMGSD
- a CDS encoding proline dehydrogenase family protein, which gives rise to MAGVFASTLRPAIMAASRRPGLRRAAEGLPVTRKVVHRFVPGDTIDSALNSVAALRASNRLVSVDYLGEDVLNADDAGAAVRTYFDLIDKLGRLHEAGDIAPLEVSVKLSALGQSLDGDGEKIARENAWSICDAAQRAGIWVTVDAENHTTTDSTLSIVRDPRAEFPWLGTVLQAYLKRTLGDCREFAASGARIRLCKGAYDEPASVAYRGRDEVTDSYLACLRVLMAGSGYPMVASHDPAIIEEVPAIAGESGRGTDEFEYQMLYGIRDEEQRRLADAGHHVRVYVPFGTQWYGYFMRRLAERPANLTFFLRALAQRGH
- a CDS encoding esterase/lipase family protein, which encodes MVSGCNSPQDSPAVVVVSGGDATSPFTTPDQACATGLAAGNTDTAIREYLLTRHYRAFTSPAMAGRGQVVDQSGFGAFGQCPISLPENMTVNSTASIDTAGEHLARFLNYLHSDKGINVVDLVGHSMGGLYSRAAIRVLATTNSPVHVRSLTTIGKPWQGSYLSDYANGFVPLTDCAGDQFCENAMSGFKDEVLRLMSGSGREVNQPYLMGKDGWNQFQSGVLDKVPVVLIGGRRFARPGPVNAMVWPNDGIVALRSALAGDVGDSVLPHRRCYTFDDTHSIYVSNAAGLDWNTALTWDPRVFEVLHTALRNAPTSLDGPNRDGCPGP
- a CDS encoding TetR/AcrR family transcriptional regulator, whose protein sequence is MTASELAQAADTRELIVESAFACFGKQGLQKATIVDIAKRAGISRSTIYEYFSDKASIVEACAEHASQQFYREMTKAMERGSSLEDKLCAAAVFVTQARRVIASEKYFDEDAISLLLTKDAAVLLRECVEFFTPYLAAARLTGEVRKDLDNEAAAEWFARILFSLFSMPSSTLDMDDPKVVTEFVRAHLVRGFASERPRRR
- a CDS encoding lipid-transfer protein gives rise to the protein MSRLPGAAAIAGIGQTEFSKESGRSELQLACEAVSAALDDSGLTPADVDGMVTFTMDSSDEIDIARNVGIGDLSFFSRVHHGGGAAAGTVVHAAMAVATGVADVVVCWRAFNERSGFRFGGSGRNMTETPLFMAHYAPFGLLTPAAWVAMHAQRYMSTYGVTNEDFGRVAVVDRKHAATNPDAWFYQRPITLEDHQKSRWIVEPVLRLLDCCQESDGGVALVVTSAERARDLKQPPAIIAAAAQGAAADGEMMTSYYRNDITGLPEMGVVADRLWRDSGLKPQDIQTAFIYDHFTPFVFTQLEELGFCGRGEAKDFATVERLPLGGEFPINTNGGLLGEAYIHGMNGITEGVRQVRGTSYNQVDNVEHVLVTSGTGVPTSGLILAPAG
- a CDS encoding MaoC family dehydratase; amino-acid sequence: MTTTANRTTTLQWADISVGDEVNPLEIPITTTMIVAGAIASRDFMPVHHDVEYAKKQGSPNLFMNILTTNGYCVRFLTDWAGPEAMVKKLSIRLGVPCFPDDPLRFTGSVTSKTSAPEGASPAENFVEVTFRGSNSLGDHVSGTAILSLLDGAFERGEA
- a CDS encoding acyl-CoA dehydrogenase family protein; this encodes MDFTFTEEQETIRKLARELFERRGTPERLTELEAGETRYDGALWQELAAVDLLGAGLPESLGGNGGGFLEVGVLLAEVGRAVAPVPAYATLVLGADPIARHGNPEQQQCFLPDVISGTRILTAGLQEPGRSEPTSPATKAVRDGQNWRLDGAKELVPAAQLADTVLIPASTDDDRVSLFLLACDAPNVEIRPVATTSGQPHADVFLDGATVSETDRLDGSIESLYTRALIGLCAIQLGVAERALQIAAEYTSAREQFGRPIGSFQAVQQRLADAFIDVEAIRWTTWHAAWLIANGRPLEDARRAARIAKFWAADAGARVASTTQHVHGGIGIDITYPLHRYFLWAKHNELTLGSAPAQLAGIGSTY
- a CDS encoding Zn-ribbon domain-containing OB-fold protein codes for the protein MSARLAPTITEDTEFFWNGLREHKLLIQRCKRCGTLRNPARPMCPGCRSLEWEAIESSGRGTVYSYVMPHEPKFGFFEYPYIVVLVALDEGVRPVSNLCEIDPADVRVGMPVEVFYQAFDNDLVLHQFRPSG